The proteins below are encoded in one region of Bufo gargarizans isolate SCDJY-AF-19 unplaced genomic scaffold, ASM1485885v1 fragScaff_scaffold_672_pilon, whole genome shotgun sequence:
- the LOC122922720 gene encoding histone H4, which translates to MSGRGKGGKGLGKGGAKRHRKVLRDNIQGITKPAIRRLARRGGVKRISGLIYEETRGVLKVFLENVIRDAVTYTEHAKRKTVTAMDVVYALKRQGRTLYGFGG; encoded by the coding sequence ATGTCTGGTCGCGGTAAAGGAGGGAAAGGGCTCGGGAAAGGCGGCGCCAAGCGGCACAGGAAGGTGCTCCGTGATAACATCCAGGGCATCACCAAGCCTGCCATCCGCCGTCTAGCTCGCAGGGGAGGCGTCAAGCGCATCTCCGGCCTCATCTATGAGGAGACCCGCGGGGTGCTGAAAGTCTTCCTGGAGAACGTCATCCGGGACGCCGTCACCTACACCGAGCACGCCAAGAGGAAGACCGTCACCGCCATGGACGTGGTCTACGCGCTCAAGCGCCAGGGCCGCACTCTCTACGGCTTCGGGGGTTAA
- the LOC122922722 gene encoding histone H2B 1.1, producing the protein MPEPAKSAPAPKKGSKKAVTKVQKKDGKKRRKSRKESYAIYVYKVLKQVHPDTGISSKAMGIMNSFVNDIFERIAGEASRLAHYNKRSTITSREIQTAVRLLLPGELAKHAVSEGTKAVTKYTSAK; encoded by the coding sequence ATGCCCGAGCCCGCCAAGTCCGCCCCAGCGCCCAAGAAGGGCTCCAAGAAAGCCGTCACCAAGGTCCAGAAGAAGGACGGCAAGAAGCGGAGGAAGAGCAGGAAGGAGAGCTATGCCATCTACGTCTACAAGGTGCTGAAGCAGGTGCACCCCGACACCGGCATCTCCTCCAAGGCCATGGGCATCATGAACTCCTTCGTCAACGACATCTTCGAGCGCATCGCAGGGGAAGCCTCCCGCCTGGCTCACTACAACAAGCGCTCCACCATCACCTCCCGGGAGATCCAGACCGCCGTGCGCCTGCTGCTGCCCGGAGAGCTGGCCAAGCACGCCGTCTCCGAGGGCACCAAGGCCGTCACCAAGTACACCAGCGCCAAGTGA
- the LOC122922721 gene encoding histone H3, giving the protein MARTKQTARKSTGGKAPRKQLATKAARKSAPATGGVKKPHRYRPGTVALREIRRYQKSTELLIRKLPFQRLVREIAQDFKTDLRFQSSAVMALQEASEAYLVGLFEDTNLCAIHAKRVTIMPKDIQLARRIRGERA; this is encoded by the coding sequence ATGGCCAGAACCAAGCAGACAGCGCGTAAGTCCACCGGCGGGAAAGCTCCCCGCAAGCAGCTGGCCACTAAGGCCGCCAGGAAGAGCGCCCCCGCCACTGGCGGAGTCAAGAAGCCTCACCGCTACCGGCCCGGGACCGTCGCTCTCCGGGAGATCCGGCGCTACCAGAAGTCCACCGAGCTGCTCATCCGGAAGCTGCCCTTCCAGCGCCTGGTCAGAGAGATCGCCCAGGACTTCAAGACCGACCTTCGCTTCCAGAGCTCGGCCGTCATGGCCCTGCAGGAGGCCAGCGAGGCTTACCTGGTCGGGCTCTTCGAGGACACCAACCTCTGCGCCATCCACGCCAAGCGGGTCACCATCATGCCCAAGGATATCCAGCTGGCCCGCAGGATCCGTGGGGAGAGGGCTTAG
- the LOC122922723 gene encoding histone H2A type 1-like codes for MSGRGKQGGKVRAKAKTRSSRAGLQFPVGRVHRLLRKGNYAQRVGAGAPVYLAAVLEYLTAEILELAGNAARDNKKTRIIPRHLQLAVRNDEELNKLLGGVTIAQGGVLPNIQAVLLPKKTESSKPAKSK; via the coding sequence ATGTCTGGACGCGGCAAACAAGGAGGCAAAGTGCGGGCTAAGGCCAAGACCCGCTCATCCCGGGCAGGGCTCCAGTTCCCGGTCGGCCGTGTGCACAGGCTCCTCCGCAAGGGCAACTACGCCCAGAGGGTGGGCGCCGGCGCTCCCGTCTACTTGGCCGCCGTGCTCGAGTATCTCACCGCCGAGATCCTGGAGCTGGCCGGCAATGCCGCCCGCGACAACAAGAAGACCCGCATCATCCCCCGTCACCTGCAGCTGGCCGTGCGCAACGACGAGGAGCTCAACAAGCTGCTGGGCGGAGTCACCATCGCCCAGGGCGGCGTCCTGCCCAACATCCAGGCCGTGCTGCTGCCCAAGAAGACCGAGAGCAGCAAGCCGGCCAAGAGCAAGTGA